From Haloarcula hispanica ATCC 33960, the proteins below share one genomic window:
- a CDS encoding M48 family metallopeptidase translates to MAVTRRLLMAVVGVLSLLVYLSAAYVGYALLLPVWDSRPSPLIAALVVIVTAIVFGIVNYWAATARLKRSLDAVELSRARVPEVYRRLDTLVDQMDVETPTLLLAELPIPNAFAIGGGAGVIVVDRRLFQLLSATEFEALLAHELAHLETRDALVQTVAYSLVQTFVGLAGLVVFPTVVLTGGIARSLALLRGDPSSWSRSWLGRAQQYALQVVAGLGFAVTLLILGYSRRRELAADDRAIEITGNPVGLARALTKIEQASKPETGLLRQLYVHSEADSELSRLLSTHPPIDERIQRLQEIAAR, encoded by the coding sequence ATGGCTGTGACCCGACGGCTCCTCATGGCCGTCGTCGGAGTGTTGTCGTTGCTGGTCTATCTCTCGGCGGCATACGTGGGGTACGCGCTGCTTCTACCAGTGTGGGACAGCCGTCCGTCGCCGCTGATAGCCGCCCTTGTCGTTATCGTGACGGCAATTGTTTTCGGCATCGTGAACTACTGGGCTGCTACGGCGCGGCTCAAGCGGTCTCTCGACGCAGTCGAACTCTCGCGGGCGCGTGTGCCGGAGGTCTACCGCCGCCTCGACACGCTCGTCGATCAGATGGACGTCGAGACGCCGACGTTGCTACTGGCGGAGCTGCCGATCCCGAACGCGTTCGCCATCGGCGGCGGCGCTGGGGTCATCGTCGTCGACCGGCGGCTGTTCCAACTGTTATCCGCGACGGAGTTCGAGGCGCTGCTGGCACACGAACTCGCACACTTAGAGACCCGCGACGCGCTCGTTCAGACTGTCGCGTACAGCCTCGTCCAGACGTTTGTCGGGCTCGCTGGCCTCGTGGTGTTCCCCACCGTGGTGCTAACCGGCGGTATCGCCCGTTCGCTCGCGTTGCTTCGCGGCGACCCGTCGTCGTGGTCGCGTTCCTGGCTCGGGCGGGCACAGCAGTACGCGCTACAGGTCGTTGCTGGTCTCGGGTTCGCGGTAACGCTGCTGATACTCGGCTACTCCAGGCGTCGAGAGTTGGCAGCCGACGACCGCGCGATCGAGATAACGGGGAATCCCGTTGGACTCGCCCGAGCCCTCACGAAAATCGAGCAGGCGTCGAAGCCGGAGACCGGTCTCCTGCGACAGTTATACGTTCACAGCGAAGCGGACAGCGAGCTTTCACGTCTCCTATCGACGCACCCGCCGATAGACGAACGGATACAGCGGCTACAGGAGATCGCAGCACGGTAG
- a CDS encoding fumarylacetoacetate hydrolase family protein — MRTARLLTEDGPLTGEYVDGVVHADDGQYVVGRDGRLLPPCEPTALYCVGRNYAATNDQMDYDRPEEPDFFIKPPTSLLAHEQDIPYPPFTDELTYAGELAAVIGERCHDIDPADVPDAVAGYTILNDVDALDQQGRTARKAFDGSGPLGPWIETDVDPTGIDMYTDINDERRQSANTSEMLFGPHEVVAYLSERFTLRPGDVVAFGSPANPGTVAPGDTIEITYEGVGTLRNSVVSL; from the coding sequence ATGCGAACCGCACGACTTCTGACCGAGGATGGACCGCTCACCGGCGAATACGTCGATGGCGTCGTCCACGCTGACGACGGCCAGTACGTGGTCGGTCGCGATGGACGACTGCTCCCGCCGTGTGAACCGACCGCGCTGTACTGCGTCGGTCGGAACTACGCCGCGACCAACGACCAGATGGATTACGACCGGCCCGAGGAGCCTGACTTCTTCATCAAGCCGCCGACGTCACTGCTCGCCCACGAGCAGGACATTCCCTACCCGCCATTCACCGACGAGCTCACCTACGCCGGCGAGCTAGCTGCGGTCATCGGCGAGCGGTGCCACGATATCGACCCAGCTGATGTTCCGGACGCAGTCGCGGGATACACGATCCTGAACGACGTCGACGCGCTGGACCAGCAGGGCCGAACCGCACGCAAGGCCTTCGACGGGTCCGGGCCCCTGGGGCCATGGATCGAGACTGATGTCGACCCCACCGGTATCGACATGTACACCGATATCAACGACGAGCGCCGGCAGTCTGCCAACACCAGCGAGATGCTGTTCGGTCCCCACGAGGTGGTCGCGTACCTTTCCGAGCGGTTCACGCTCCGTCCGGGCGACGTTGTTGCGTTCGGCAGTCCGGCCAACCCGGGGACGGTCGCGCCCGGTGACACAATCGAGATAACCTACGAGGGTGTCGGGACGCTCCGGAACTCGGTCGTTTCGCTATAA
- a CDS encoding excinuclease ABC subunit C — protein sequence MDADEVRERAGSLPREPGVYLFEQGRDDKRRVLYVGKAVDLRDRVRSYADPRSERIAKMVERAETIDFAVTDTETQALLLEANLIKRHRPPYNVRLKDDKSYPLVQLTDHAVPRIEVTRDPADGATVYGPFTDKGRVETVVKALRETYGLRGCSDHKYSNRDRPCLDYEMGICTAPCTGEISEGEYAEDVEAVTRYFEGETGVLADPLRREMEAAAQNQEFERAANLRDKLGAVEALHGEGDTAVSDSGGYQTTDVLGAAIEGERAIVARLHAEGGKLVERDRHTLEAPDGEGTAGVYRAFIPQYYAERELPDRILCAEAPADPDIEAWLESEGVTLGVPGAGREATLVDLALKNARQRGGTDDESGRLADALGIDRPGRIEGFDVSHAQGRSAVGSNVTFVDETPEKSDYRRKKLTEQNDDYANMRELLRWRAARAVEGRDDRPDPDLLLIDGGDGQLGAARDALAETGWDVPAIALAKDEELVIAPDRVYDWDSDAPQLHLLQRIRDEAHRFAVQYHQTLRDEVSTTLDDVPGIGPETRKRLLRRFGSVDNVRTASDEELTAIDGIGEQTAETIRSRLQ from the coding sequence ATGGACGCCGACGAGGTTCGAGAGCGCGCGGGGTCGTTGCCACGGGAGCCCGGCGTGTACCTGTTCGAACAGGGCCGGGACGACAAACGCCGGGTCCTCTACGTCGGGAAGGCTGTCGACCTGCGGGACCGCGTGCGCTCGTACGCCGACCCGCGGAGCGAGCGCATCGCCAAGATGGTCGAGCGAGCCGAAACCATCGACTTCGCCGTCACCGACACCGAGACACAGGCGCTGCTCCTCGAAGCGAACCTCATCAAGCGCCACCGGCCGCCGTACAACGTCCGGCTGAAAGACGACAAGTCCTACCCGCTGGTCCAGTTGACCGACCATGCCGTCCCCCGAATCGAGGTGACCCGCGACCCCGCGGACGGCGCAACCGTCTACGGGCCGTTCACCGACAAGGGGCGGGTCGAGACGGTGGTGAAGGCACTGCGGGAGACGTACGGGCTCCGGGGGTGTTCCGACCACAAGTACAGCAACCGGGACCGGCCCTGTCTCGACTACGAGATGGGCATCTGTACCGCACCCTGCACCGGCGAAATCAGCGAGGGCGAGTACGCCGAGGACGTCGAAGCCGTCACGCGGTACTTCGAGGGTGAAACCGGTGTTCTGGCGGACCCGCTTCGCCGCGAGATGGAGGCCGCTGCACAGAACCAAGAGTTCGAACGCGCCGCAAACCTCCGGGACAAGCTCGGGGCCGTCGAGGCGCTCCACGGAGAGGGAGATACCGCCGTCAGCGACTCTGGGGGGTATCAGACAACAGACGTGCTTGGGGCTGCCATCGAGGGCGAGCGCGCCATCGTCGCCCGGCTCCACGCCGAAGGCGGCAAGCTCGTCGAACGGGACCGGCATACACTCGAAGCACCGGATGGCGAAGGGACTGCCGGCGTGTACCGGGCGTTCATCCCGCAGTACTACGCCGAGCGAGAGCTCCCCGACCGGATTCTCTGTGCCGAAGCCCCTGCCGACCCGGACATCGAAGCGTGGCTTGAGAGCGAGGGCGTCACGCTCGGCGTGCCCGGGGCCGGTCGGGAGGCGACGTTGGTCGACCTCGCGCTGAAGAATGCCCGCCAGCGCGGTGGGACCGACGACGAGAGCGGCCGTCTAGCCGACGCACTGGGTATCGACCGTCCGGGCCGTATCGAGGGCTTCGACGTGAGCCACGCACAGGGTCGGTCAGCCGTCGGTTCGAACGTCACCTTCGTCGACGAGACGCCCGAGAAGAGCGACTACCGGCGGAAAAAGCTCACCGAACAGAACGACGACTACGCGAACATGCGCGAACTCCTCCGCTGGCGGGCCGCGCGCGCCGTCGAAGGACGGGACGACCGGCCGGACCCGGACCTGTTACTTATCGACGGCGGCGACGGCCAGCTCGGGGCGGCCCGCGACGCCCTCGCCGAGACCGGCTGGGACGTGCCGGCCATCGCGCTGGCGAAGGACGAGGAACTGGTCATCGCGCCCGACCGCGTGTACGACTGGGACAGCGACGCCCCGCAGCTCCACCTGCTCCAGCGGATTCGCGACGAGGCCCACCGCTTTGCCGTCCAGTACCACCAGACGCTACGGGACGAAGTGTCGACGACCCTTGACGACGTGCCCGGCATCGGCCCCGAGACGCGGAAGCGACTGCTCCGGCGCTTTGGCAGTGTGGACAACGTCAGGACAGCCTCTGATGAAGAACTGACGGCTATCGACGGTATCGGCGAGCAAACCGCGGAGACGATTCGGTCCCGGCTGCAGTGA
- a CDS encoding pyridoxal-phosphate-dependent aminotransferase family protein, whose amino-acid sequence MTEKREYKDDYQDKTLYLPGPTEVREDVIEAMAEPMFGHRMDRMTDLYTTIVEDTKEFLGTDNDVIVLTASGTEFWESTTLNLVEDSMLVPTSGAFSERQANVAERLGKDVDRIEYDWGTAVKPGDIRDALESGDYDAVGAVMNETSTGVRNPIEEIGDVVAEYPDTYFIVDAISCLGGDQIDIEAHGIDAIFTSTQKAFAMPPGLAVCAVSDAAYERELEKDSASWYGGFQRCLDYYDRKGQTHSTPAIPLMLAYRKQMKHMLDESHDARDQRHQEMAEYTREWAREHFDLYPEEGYESQTVTCIENTQDINVAETVETVSEEYDMVFSSGYGDISEESFRIGHMGEHTVESIKELTDAIEDVADL is encoded by the coding sequence GTGACCGAAAAACGCGAATACAAAGACGACTATCAGGACAAGACGCTGTATCTCCCGGGGCCGACCGAGGTGCGTGAGGACGTTATCGAGGCGATGGCCGAACCGATGTTCGGCCACCGGATGGACCGGATGACGGACCTCTACACCACCATCGTCGAGGACACGAAGGAGTTCCTCGGCACCGACAACGACGTCATCGTGCTCACGGCGTCGGGCACGGAGTTCTGGGAGTCGACGACGCTCAACCTGGTTGAGGACAGCATGCTCGTGCCGACCTCCGGCGCGTTCAGCGAGCGCCAGGCCAACGTCGCAGAGCGCCTCGGCAAGGACGTCGACCGCATCGAGTACGACTGGGGCACGGCGGTCAAGCCCGGCGACATCCGTGACGCGCTCGAATCCGGTGACTACGACGCCGTCGGGGCCGTGATGAACGAGACCTCGACCGGCGTCCGGAACCCTATCGAGGAGATCGGCGACGTGGTCGCGGAGTACCCGGACACCTACTTCATCGTCGACGCCATCTCCTGTCTCGGCGGCGACCAGATCGACATCGAGGCACACGGCATCGACGCCATCTTCACGTCCACGCAGAAGGCCTTCGCCATGCCGCCGGGGCTCGCGGTCTGTGCCGTCAGCGACGCGGCCTACGAGCGGGAACTGGAGAAAGACTCGGCGTCGTGGTACGGCGGCTTCCAGCGCTGTCTGGACTACTACGACCGGAAGGGCCAGACCCACTCCACGCCGGCGATTCCGCTCATGCTCGCGTACCGCAAGCAGATGAAACACATGCTTGATGAGAGCCACGACGCCCGCGACCAGCGCCATCAGGAGATGGCCGAGTACACGCGCGAGTGGGCGCGCGAACACTTCGACCTCTACCCCGAGGAGGGCTACGAGTCCCAGACGGTGACCTGCATCGAGAACACGCAGGACATCAACGTCGCCGAGACGGTCGAGACCGTCTCCGAAGAATACGACATGGTGTTCTCCAGCGGCTACGGCGACATCAGCGAGGAGAGCTTCCGCATCGGGCACATGGGCGAACACACCGTCGAGAGTATCAAAGAACTAACCGACGCAATCGAGGACGTCGCCGATCTGTAA
- a CDS encoding HalOD1 output domain-containing protein: MNVTRKQFDWSETRPSAAVTEYISAMTGREQTDFAPLYETVDPEALDSLVDSSKRSTPVSISFEYAGHSVTVRSDGELVIKAPSASIGR; encoded by the coding sequence ATGAACGTGACCAGAAAACAGTTCGACTGGAGCGAGACGCGACCGAGCGCGGCAGTGACTGAGTACATCTCCGCCATGACCGGCCGGGAACAAACTGACTTCGCACCGCTGTACGAGACTGTCGACCCCGAAGCGCTCGACTCACTCGTCGACTCCTCGAAGCGCTCGACGCCTGTCAGTATCTCGTTTGAATATGCCGGTCACTCGGTCACTGTCCGAAGCGACGGGGAACTCGTTATCAAGGCACCAAGCGCCAGTATTGGCCGATAA
- a CDS encoding methyl-accepting chemotaxis protein, with the protein MTGTNVRARVVTHYSRRIGVAIGVTLAVTLAFGAVFAAHAANQGAGLAAISGTLFVVTLNLGLLAIVLAGNAAVELRRLTDAATAIEDGDLETSPDVDRADEFGRLASAFDSMRRSLSDAFDESETARKEAEQAKQDAQAARQEAEEFNETLLDHATDIGDAMTAAADGDFTRSLDTDTGVDAVERISVAYEEMADGLSETVVDIRQFATDVEEASTAVAADATEVEELNQSLAVDIRELAGDIEAQATQLETAIEETNDLSATVEEVASTTDEVARQAGEAANVGATGTDRTAEAIEAIEGIETAVTHLDELVTDLDDRMDDVAATTGLIDDIAEQTNMLALNANIEASHAGDGGDGFAVVAEEVKTLAEETQAAIDEIESIVEGARGEVDEVADEMDHTRERIDAGVTTVNQVGDAVERLTDTVDDVDAAMAEISRATDDGASATEELAATIDTVGEVASDVAEQSHDLADTAQETAETMSAVRQRAEDLSTRTRELIDRLDAFETRAVGHGGTDGATPTAGQQRVGGDDD; encoded by the coding sequence ATGACTGGGACGAACGTGCGAGCGAGGGTTGTGACCCACTACAGCCGACGAATCGGGGTCGCAATCGGTGTGACGCTCGCAGTCACGCTCGCGTTCGGGGCTGTGTTTGCCGCGCACGCGGCAAATCAGGGGGCTGGACTCGCGGCCATTTCTGGGACGCTGTTCGTGGTAACGCTCAATCTCGGACTGCTCGCGATTGTTCTGGCCGGGAACGCGGCGGTCGAACTCCGGCGCCTGACCGACGCCGCGACAGCTATCGAGGACGGCGACCTTGAGACTAGTCCGGACGTCGACCGCGCGGACGAGTTCGGTCGCCTCGCATCGGCTTTTGACAGTATGCGCCGCTCTCTCAGCGACGCGTTCGACGAGTCCGAAACCGCACGTAAGGAGGCCGAACAGGCCAAGCAAGACGCACAGGCGGCGCGACAGGAGGCCGAGGAGTTCAACGAAACGCTCCTTGATCATGCGACGGACATCGGTGACGCAATGACGGCCGCGGCTGACGGCGATTTCACCCGAAGTCTCGACACAGACACCGGTGTCGATGCCGTCGAACGGATCTCGGTCGCCTACGAGGAGATGGCCGACGGCCTCTCGGAAACTGTCGTCGATATCCGGCAGTTCGCAACTGATGTTGAGGAAGCAAGCACGGCCGTCGCTGCCGACGCGACAGAGGTCGAGGAACTCAATCAGTCTCTTGCCGTCGATATCCGGGAACTGGCCGGCGATATCGAAGCACAGGCAACCCAGCTCGAAACGGCCATCGAAGAGACGAACGACCTGTCCGCGACCGTCGAAGAAGTCGCCTCGACGACTGACGAAGTCGCTCGACAGGCCGGGGAAGCCGCGAACGTAGGCGCGACCGGGACAGACCGTACGGCAGAGGCCATTGAGGCCATCGAAGGAATCGAAACCGCTGTGACCCACCTCGACGAGTTGGTGACTGACTTGGATGACCGCATGGACGACGTCGCGGCCACGACCGGGCTGATAGATGATATCGCCGAGCAGACGAATATGCTCGCACTGAACGCCAACATCGAGGCCTCACACGCCGGTGACGGCGGTGACGGGTTCGCTGTCGTCGCCGAGGAAGTCAAGACGCTCGCGGAGGAAACCCAGGCGGCGATCGACGAGATCGAGAGTATCGTTGAGGGGGCTCGCGGGGAAGTCGACGAGGTGGCCGACGAGATGGACCACACCAGAGAGCGCATCGACGCGGGCGTTACCACGGTCAATCAGGTCGGTGACGCCGTCGAGCGGTTGACTGACACTGTCGACGATGTCGACGCTGCGATGGCCGAGATCTCACGGGCGACCGACGACGGTGCCAGCGCGACCGAGGAACTGGCCGCGACTATCGACACCGTCGGCGAGGTCGCCAGCGACGTCGCCGAACAGTCCCACGACCTGGCCGATACGGCCCAGGAAACCGCCGAAACGATGAGTGCCGTCCGGCAGCGGGCAGAGGACCTCTCGACACGGACCCGAGAACTCATCGATCGACTCGATGCGTTCGAGACGCGGGCAGTCGGTCACGGTGGAACGGACGGGGCGACACCGACCGCCGGACAACAGCGCGTCGGGGGCGACGATGATTAG
- a CDS encoding bacteriorhodopsin, giving the protein MISGSAVYEIAAVLLAVAAVVLSGWLRRIPSSHRHYCYPVVAVVGISAVTTALTAAGVLPVPGSQLTVPNIVDDFVAYTVLWTLTVAIAGASRRTLAVAAAIPAVQVIAFNGGTIVGGAIGLVGFGVLVIGQLLLAYLLLGPVWRRAADLPDDQRLLHWKSRNLLLFLIGMLIAYSLLAVADVFDPFVLTVISEYMGLLIRVGFAGFLFANVDAIAVDRTGFADVASESAGAQHAD; this is encoded by the coding sequence ATGATTAGCGGGTCGGCCGTCTACGAGATCGCCGCGGTCCTGCTGGCCGTCGCGGCCGTCGTGCTCTCTGGGTGGCTCAGGCGCATTCCGTCGTCCCACCGACACTACTGCTACCCGGTGGTGGCCGTCGTCGGGATTTCGGCCGTGACGACCGCGCTGACGGCGGCCGGCGTCCTGCCAGTGCCCGGGTCCCAGCTCACTGTCCCGAACATCGTCGACGACTTCGTCGCGTACACGGTGCTGTGGACGCTCACGGTCGCGATAGCCGGGGCGTCCCGCCGAACGTTGGCTGTCGCCGCCGCCATCCCGGCGGTACAGGTCATCGCTTTCAACGGCGGGACGATCGTCGGCGGCGCTATCGGACTCGTCGGCTTTGGCGTCCTCGTTATCGGCCAGCTCCTGCTTGCGTACCTGTTACTCGGCCCAGTCTGGCGTCGTGCGGCCGACCTGCCCGACGACCAGCGGCTCCTGCACTGGAAGTCCCGGAACCTCCTGTTGTTCCTCATCGGGATGCTCATCGCCTACTCGTTGCTTGCGGTTGCGGACGTGTTCGACCCGTTCGTGTTGACCGTCATCAGCGAGTACATGGGGCTCCTGATCCGCGTCGGCTTCGCCGGGTTCCTGTTTGCCAACGTCGATGCTATCGCGGTCGACCGGACCGGCTTTGCCGACGTAGCATCGGAGTCGGCTGGCGCTCAGCACGCTGATTGA
- the ligA gene encoding NAD-dependent DNA ligase LigA, with amino-acid sequence MAVADDADLADNPYVEGPPTEFEDTTTLDEATAREQADQLREALRYHDYRYYVENDPVIGDRAYDALFARLQRLESAFDLDTDGSPTQRVGGEPLDELPDVEHVARMGSIDQGGEEADVREFDERVRDGLGTDAVQYFCEPKFDGLSIEIVYEDGVYQRAATRGDGEVGEDVTENVRTISSVPQRLRGDYPDFLAVRGEVYIPRDAFTAFNRERVERGEDPFANPRNAAAGTLRQLDPAVTAERPLSVFFFGVLDASVSFESHSEIHERFPEWGLRVCQRTAVVDDIDATIDYRTDQQQARDDLDYEIDGVVIKVDDMDACDELGSTSRAPRWAFAYKFPARKEETTVRDIVVQVGRTGRLTPVALMDPVEVGGVTVSRASLHNPSLIADLGVDVGDRVRIKRAGDVIPDVVEVLDDNGDGHFEFPDTCPACDSPVERDGPMAFCTGGLTCPAQRERSVEHYASRDALDIEGLGEKAVQQLLDADLVSDPADLYELTVEDLTDLEGWGETSARNLVEGMEDAREPPLANFLVALGIPEVGTVTARNLAQEFGTFEAILDAADEGNTDAFEAVPDVGSTVTRSIVEFFEGEGNRAVIDRLLDHVDPQAAEEMGGDALNGQTFVFTGSLDGYTRSDAQDLIERNGGSATSSVSGNTDYLVLGDNPGQRKQDDADEYGVETLSEGEFEELLDDAGVL; translated from the coding sequence ATGGCTGTAGCCGACGACGCTGATCTCGCGGACAACCCCTATGTCGAGGGACCCCCGACCGAGTTCGAGGACACAACGACTCTCGACGAAGCGACGGCCCGCGAGCAAGCCGACCAGTTGCGCGAGGCGCTCCGCTACCACGATTACCGGTACTACGTCGAGAACGACCCGGTCATCGGCGACCGGGCCTACGACGCGCTGTTTGCCCGGCTCCAGCGACTCGAATCGGCGTTCGACCTCGACACCGACGGCAGTCCGACCCAGCGCGTCGGTGGCGAGCCACTGGACGAACTCCCCGACGTCGAACACGTCGCCCGGATGGGCTCTATCGACCAGGGCGGCGAGGAAGCGGACGTACGGGAGTTCGACGAGCGGGTTCGCGACGGGCTGGGAACCGACGCCGTTCAGTACTTCTGCGAGCCGAAGTTCGACGGCCTCTCTATCGAGATCGTCTACGAGGACGGCGTCTATCAGCGCGCTGCGACCCGCGGCGACGGCGAGGTCGGCGAGGACGTGACCGAGAACGTCCGGACCATCTCCAGTGTCCCCCAGCGGCTCCGCGGTGACTACCCCGACTTCCTGGCCGTCCGCGGCGAGGTGTACATCCCGCGGGACGCCTTCACGGCGTTCAACCGCGAGCGCGTCGAGCGCGGCGAGGACCCCTTCGCGAACCCCCGCAACGCCGCCGCCGGGACGCTCCGCCAGCTCGACCCGGCGGTGACCGCAGAACGCCCGCTGTCGGTGTTCTTCTTCGGCGTCCTTGACGCTTCGGTCAGCTTCGAGAGCCACAGCGAGATACACGAGCGGTTCCCCGAGTGGGGCCTCCGGGTGTGCCAGCGGACCGCTGTCGTCGACGACATCGACGCCACCATCGACTACCGGACCGACCAGCAGCAGGCCCGCGACGACCTCGATTACGAGATCGACGGCGTCGTCATCAAAGTCGACGACATGGACGCCTGCGACGAACTCGGCTCGACCTCGCGCGCCCCGCGGTGGGCCTTCGCCTACAAATTCCCGGCCCGCAAGGAGGAGACGACGGTGCGGGACATCGTCGTGCAGGTCGGCCGGACCGGCCGGCTCACCCCCGTCGCGCTGATGGACCCCGTCGAGGTCGGCGGCGTCACCGTCTCCCGCGCCTCGCTGCACAACCCCTCGCTCATCGCCGACCTCGGCGTCGACGTGGGCGACCGCGTCCGCATCAAGCGGGCCGGGGACGTCATCCCGGACGTCGTCGAAGTGCTCGATGACAACGGCGACGGCCACTTCGAGTTCCCGGACACCTGCCCAGCCTGTGACAGCCCGGTCGAGCGCGATGGCCCGATGGCGTTCTGCACCGGCGGCCTCACCTGCCCCGCCCAGCGCGAGCGCAGCGTCGAACATTACGCCAGCCGCGACGCGCTGGACATCGAGGGCCTGGGCGAGAAGGCCGTCCAGCAACTGCTGGACGCCGACCTCGTCTCGGACCCCGCGGACCTGTACGAACTCACCGTCGAGGACCTCACTGACCTAGAGGGGTGGGGCGAGACCAGCGCCCGGAACCTCGTCGAAGGGATGGAGGACGCCCGCGAGCCGCCGCTTGCGAACTTCCTCGTCGCGCTGGGTATCCCCGAAGTGGGCACCGTCACCGCACGAAACCTCGCTCAGGAGTTCGGCACGTTCGAGGCGATACTGGACGCTGCCGACGAGGGCAACACCGACGCCTTCGAGGCCGTGCCCGACGTAGGTTCGACCGTCACGCGCTCAATCGTAGAGTTCTTCGAGGGCGAGGGCAACCGCGCCGTCATCGACCGCCTGCTCGACCACGTCGACCCGCAGGCCGCTGAGGAAATGGGCGGCGACGCCCTGAACGGCCAGACGTTCGTCTTCACCGGGTCGCTCGACGGCTACACCCGCAGCGACGCACAGGACCTAATCGAGCGCAACGGCGGGTCAGCGACGAGCAGTGTCTCCGGCAACACGGACTATCTGGTGCTTGGCGACAACCCAGGCCAGCGAAAACAGGACGACGCGGACGAATACGGCGTCGAGACGCTCAGTGAGGGCGAATTCGAAGAACTATTGGACGACGCGGGCGTGCTGTAA
- a CDS encoding PAS domain-containing response regulator, which translates to MDHSGDSVRIIHVDDNSNFADTTAALLEHEDDRLCVETAASAEQALETLSTVQYDCVVSDYDMPDQNGIEFLEAVRQRYPELPFILYTGKGSEEIASDAISAGVTDYLQKGSGAEQYTLLANRIRNAVDAHRSQRKLDERTRRLESLISSLPGMVYRRLNAPGWPMETVEGEIEPLTGYTATDFETGAVTWGEDVLHPADRDRITETVREALAADGEFEMTYRIITADGATKWMWERGHRVPGTGADSAVLEGFVTDITDLRERERELRRYERMVNTMPESACIYDTEGRFEVVNEYLASFYGTSKDELEGEPSQLLPKIRSEYEGDPYQELIDGDRDELRGVVSGEFSGHGYEVLEYRLTPLEVDGQVTGVVAVTREVTEQWEHER; encoded by the coding sequence ATGGACCATTCTGGTGATTCGGTCCGTATTATCCACGTTGATGACAACTCGAACTTCGCCGACACGACTGCGGCGTTGCTCGAACACGAGGACGACCGGTTGTGCGTCGAGACGGCGGCGAGTGCCGAACAAGCGCTAGAGACACTCTCTACGGTCCAGTACGACTGCGTCGTCTCGGACTACGACATGCCTGACCAGAACGGGATCGAGTTCCTCGAAGCCGTCCGCCAGCGCTACCCGGAGCTCCCGTTCATTCTCTACACCGGGAAAGGGTCCGAGGAAATCGCGAGCGATGCGATCTCTGCGGGTGTGACCGACTACCTCCAGAAGGGTTCGGGCGCCGAGCAGTACACACTGCTCGCAAACCGGATCAGAAACGCTGTCGACGCACATCGGTCCCAGCGAAAACTCGACGAGCGAACCCGTCGGCTGGAATCGCTCATCAGTAGCCTCCCAGGCATGGTTTATCGCCGCCTGAACGCACCGGGATGGCCAATGGAAACCGTCGAGGGCGAAATCGAACCGCTCACCGGCTACACAGCCACGGACTTCGAGACCGGGGCGGTAACCTGGGGTGAGGACGTCCTCCATCCGGCGGATCGAGACCGAATCACGGAGACCGTCCGGGAGGCGCTCGCGGCCGACGGCGAGTTCGAGATGACCTATCGGATTATCACTGCAGACGGCGCCACGAAGTGGATGTGGGAACGCGGCCACCGGGTCCCCGGTACGGGTGCTGACTCGGCCGTGCTGGAGGGATTCGTTACCGACATTACCGACCTCAGGGAGCGAGAACGGGAGCTACGACGGTACGAGCGGATGGTAAACACGATGCCGGAGTCGGCCTGCATCTACGACACGGAGGGTCGGTTCGAGGTTGTCAACGAGTACTTAGCCTCGTTCTACGGGACATCGAAGGACGAACTGGAAGGTGAACCGAGCCAGCTCCTGCCCAAGATCCGGAGCGAGTACGAGGGGGACCCATACCAAGAGCTGATTGACGGCGACCGCGACGAACTCCGAGGGGTGGTGAGCGGCGAGTTTTCCGGCCACGGGTACGAAGTGCTGGAGTACCGCCTCACGCCGCTGGAAGTCGATGGGCAGGTCACGGGAGTGGTTGCCGTCACTCGCGAAGTGACGGAACAGTGGGAGCACGAAAGATAG
- a CDS encoding ABC transporter permease subunit: protein MAAYRTLVQEILQGSPIRSRLLLTSSPQVTCEGMLGGTLEVTEAGAECTNAALPPQYGTVVVIGYLLLWLVVPLVAGYYVFENKDL, encoded by the coding sequence ATGGCGGCCTACCGAACGCTCGTTCAGGAGATATTGCAGGGCTCGCCGATCCGCTCGCGGCTCCTGCTCACGTCGAGTCCGCAGGTGACATGTGAGGGGATGCTGGGCGGAACACTCGAAGTGACAGAGGCCGGAGCTGAGTGTACCAACGCCGCGCTGCCGCCCCAGTACGGGACGGTTGTGGTCATCGGTTACCTCCTGCTGTGGCTGGTCGTCCCGCTGGTCGCCGGCTACTACGTCTTCGAAAACAAGGACCTGTAG